In Canis lupus dingo isolate Sandy chromosome 25, ASM325472v2, whole genome shotgun sequence, the genomic window AATCATGATTTTAGATTGGAAGAAAATGGAGAAGcactaggaaaagaaaatagggtAGGAGACGTGTCCTCACATACAGAATTATGATTATCTGATGGTGCcaagttttgagaaaaaaaaagctcattaaaaatatgaagtctCCAACTTTGTGGCTTTGGAGGATACCTTAGGATggatttgattttcaaaataaatcaaatactGAGGTCCATGAATCTTCCCATTTTAATCAAATTTGCTTGAAGGACTGAACTGAGTTTGGGTCCTGGTTGCATCACCAACTGTGATCTCAGCACCTAATTTTGTGTAAAATGTCCTCATCATTGCCATGAGATGGACTCTGAGCTCACAGTATAGGAGCCATGTCCATGTACCCTGAGAGCAAAGCTCATCACAGCGCCCCTGTGCTCAGTCTTTGAGGCTTTTCTCCCCATTGctcattcttgctctcttttCCATCTCATCCCCTCCACGGCTTAAAATTCCATCTAAATGCTAataacttccaaatttatatctctagcTTTGACATCTCCCCTCAACTCAGGATGAGTCTATCCAACACATGTACAACAGAGTTCCTGATCTTATGCTCTTTTTCTCCGCCATCTGCCCTGTCTCAGTGGGCTCCAGCCCAAAGCCTTGCATTCCCCTtgactcctccctctctcccctccccctcctttacaaaataacagttttattgagatataattcacatcccacaaaattcacatttttcaagTGTACAAACTCAGTGggttttagcatattcacagagctgtgcaaccatcactactgtctaattttaaaacatcttcatTATTTCAGGAAGAACCCCCCATGCCCATTAGTGGCCAATCCCTATCCCACCTCACTGAACCCCCTCAGTAACTACTAAACTAGTTTCTGTCTCTgaggatttgcctattctggacatttcatataaatagcaTCATCCAAAacgtggccttttgtgactggctttcaTGTAACATAAGCTTTTCAAGGGTCATGCATGTGGTAACATGCATtagcacttcatttctttttattactatatgatatttcattgtatggatataccacattttgtttactcattcatttgttcacggACATTTGGCTTATTTCTACTTTTAGTCTATAaggaataatactgctatgaatattcatatgtgtttatgtgaacataagtttCCAGTTCTCTTAGGTTTaaatctaggagtagaattggtgggtcatatggtaactccatGATTAACATTTGAAGAACCACcacaatgttttccaaagtggctgcaccattttaaattcccactAGCAATGCATGGAGGGCTTCAATTTCCCTACATCCTAGCCAATGCTTGTTATCTTCTATCttctgattttagccatcctaatgggtataaAGTGGTAACTcatggtggttttgttttgcatttccaaaatgactaatgatgtggagcatcttgtCCGGGATTTACTggccatttgaatattttctttgaggAAATTTCTATTTAAGTTCTTTGCCCAGGCTATTTGTGGTTTTATTGTTGAGCGTAcagatttttttgtattctaggttcaagtcccttatcagatgtgTGATTGacaacattttctcccattctgtaggtggtcTAGCCACCTTCTTATTGGTGCCTTCTGAGGCacaaggttttaattttgatgacatgaaactcactcattttctccttttttctcttttgtttttgatgtcatatctaagaaataatTCCCTAGTCTGAGGTTATGAAGATTTACTCCTGTGTTTTCCCCTAAGAGTTTTGAAATTGTAGctctttttatatttaggtctatggcTTGTTTTGAGTATGGTTTCAAGTAAGGGATTGAAGTCCTAGATTGAGGTATAGGCAGGTTTGCTTTCCTCTGAgccctttctccttggcttgcaaaTGATCACCTTCCTGACATGCCTTCACACAGTTGCCCCTCCATCTAAGTGTACTGatttcttcttataaagataccaatcatattggattaggacccaccaaTACAACCTcgtttaaccttaattacttctttacaGGCCGTGTCTCCAGatacaatcacattctgaggtaccggtggttaagacttcaacatatagATTTTAAAGGGACGTGATTCAGCCCATAGCATCTATAAATCATTTATTATGTGTGTGGTCAGTGACTGATTTATGTACCTATGCAAAGCTATGATACCGACCTGCCTCACGCTCCAATTCCTTTGATTCAGACTGATCTAAAATCCCACCCTTTGACCCCATGacagttgaaaaagaaatattgatgaAGTCATGAAAACTTTTTCATATTCATATGAAATGCATATGAAATGATGGCTAAAGCATATCGATGAAATTTTTTGGGGGTATAAAAATAGTGCAATACAAAGGTCACAGGGCAGCTGAGTTTTAGAGGTGGATAGAACTGTACATATAAAAAGAGGTGTGAAGGCAAACAAAATGAAGGTGATGATACCACTACTCCTACCAGGGCCAAAAGGATTTAAATTCTAAGACTTACAGACAACATTTCAGAAAGGGCCCACTTGCCCTATGTGTATTGCAAAATAAGATAACCACTAGTAATGAGGGACTGCTGCCTCCACAATGTCCCCATTCTCCATCCTCCAATACACATTCTCCCAGAGGAATGAGGACAGCATGCAAACAGAGACTGAGATGCTTTAAGGTTTACTCATACCAACAATACCAGGTATAGAAAATTCTCTAAAAGACTACCCCTCAATTGCCCACATATCTACTCTTTCCAAAGCAAACCCACAAATGTAACTGCCATTTGACTATCTGCTGATGCAGAGGCTTCCAGAGCTTCACAGAGGGGaaagaaaacttgaaacataCACATTCTCTATCTGCAACTCTGTTGGACAATGCATCAGAAAGGTAAAAGGGCAAAAACCTTAATAGTGTTGTCGGtagacatggaaaatattttgttatccTCAGCGGATACATGGATGTAGACCACTGGAGCCATGTGGCTTTTCAGCATACCTGTTGGTTTtctagaatggaaaaaagaacagatgaacaCCAAGCAGTTCCTATGtgctatttctaaataaaaatgcaagactAAACTTGGCCCGGATCTGGCAGTTCTATTCAGCCTGGAGGAGGGTTATGTCTCCTTCTGAAATCACACAAGTATATATCTTGTGTGATAAAAGGACTGAAGCAAATAATACCCAGTTATAGCAACATAACTCAGTGTGAGATGAAGCTCTGGGCTTTGTTTCTCCAACTGCTGACAATATCActataaaaggaataaatgaggAAGAGTACAGGATGGTGCTGGACTAGATTCTATGTCAGGTTGTTGCTTTATGCAGGCCACAGTTAACAGTATTCAGATCTAGGGGGAAGGTATTTTTAATATgagtttattttaaggaactcTGAGGGATCACAATGCCCTCAGGGTCACAGGGCTGGGTGTGTAGTgagagggtggggaggcagggcctggagaagggaggcagggctgAGGTTGAAGGGGAGAACACAATGTCATTTTATAACCAAGTCACTGGAAGGTAAGTCAATTCTTCTCCGTCACCAGAAAAATGGGAGTCTAAGATAATAGAAGTGgttagaaaatcattttttctttctttctctttaggcATCTGACATTGTGCTAAACGCTATACATGGGTGATCCCATTTATGATCTTTATTACTACAGGAAGGGTAGGTACTCCTGTGATCACCACTATCGAGGGGGACGCTGACTGCAGCCCTCCTGCAGGATCACTGGGCTAGAAAATGACAGGGGTAGGATCAGGTCCCATGTGCCCCCCTGCTCATGGCACTGTCTCTGCAGCTGCCTGCCATGCTGAGGGACATGGGTCACCTTGACGTTCCTCCACTGATGCCTGGTATACAGGCTCAATGAGGAAGCTTGGCACCCCCTAAATGACTTGTTCCTGTCTACAAATCCTCACTTACCAGTGCACAAGAAGACTACTCCCCATGTTCCACTCTTCTTCCGTCTTCAACACTTACCAACGAAAATGACATAGTCTTTTAGAATCAGCCAAAATGCATTTGAACCTCAATTCTGGCATTGTTTCCAAAaagttatttaagtttttaagctctaagcttcagtttcttcattggtaAATGGGGCCAATGAGTTGCTTAGTAACCCCAAAGAAGGACTCTTTAGTGGCCACCAACAGAAGTTTCCCGGGCTTTGTGTATGGGAGATCAATTTTGAACGGGTTCTTAAATTATCCTCAAAGGGAATTAGCCATCCCCTGTCTTGCGCTCATGTACTTTACTAGGTCAGTGGCACTTTGggttagagagaaaaagaaaacttacccTGGCAGATAAGGATTCCAGACTCGAATGATTCGGCCCATTCCACCTGTCAGCAGCAGGTTCCTTCTCTTACAGAATGAAAATGCCTTGACTCCTTTGTAGATGTGAAAAACAGTTTGATCACATCCTGCCCGCCTTTGGGGTAAACCAAGGAATGCTTGTTTTCTTCTTGCCTCGACATCTTTTCTAACACCCCTTACCTCTTTCATCTTTTGCttgacatttgttgtttccatAGTGCAccctaaaaatatttacagaaaaacaaaacacgaCTTATTAATATGATCAGTAAATTTTCTGACAAGttgctgatttttaaaggtcTTGGTCTTGTTTTCAGCAAGGtctacttttttcttcctctttctggccCCTGGTGTTACACCATGGAGTGCGAAGGATTAAAACTGTGTCTGTAAGAACAGCAAGattcatttcccctccttttttaGAAGAAGGCAAGAAGGGTCAcccagggaaggaggaaatggaagaagGCCAAATCATTCTGAAGAACCTAGCAAATTTCTACTGAGAACCAGCACTGTGCCAGGGTCTCCCTATACATAATTTTGTTTGAATCACCGAAAAACTCAGTGAGAGAAGCAACTTTATCTCCATGGGACAGATAGGAAAATTTACACTATAGGGGTTAGGAACTTGTCATTAAGAAGACAATGAAACCGTGTCTCAAACTGTGAATCAGAGCTCATGGAACTGACCTATCAGTTTCATCCACCAACCAGCCAACTTTCTCCTATAATtattttgacatatatatttagTCAAATGACTATTTTGCTTATGAATCTACTgaacagtaaaatgaaaataggagCAACATACTGAAACAATCAAAGGCCTTCCTGTAGGTGTCAGACATGAGTCTCACCAGAAGATCATGAAGGAAATCCCCATCTAGCTTACTCTGACCTCCAATCTCAGCTGTGTCCACGGTGGCTGAAGGGCCCTGTATGAAGCAGGTGGAAGAATATTTCATCTtccagcctccccctgcccctatGCCCAAATAAGAATTCTCTTTCGTGATTTGTGACGTCAGCAATTACTTGAGGGATGATTGGTTTTGTCTGGATGTCCTATGTGTTACATATCTACTGGTAAGAAGTTACCAGTTCAACTGTTTCCcaggaacaaagagaagaattTGTTCTTTGGGGAAGCTGGACCAAAGCCAGTGCATGCTTCTTCTCAGACGGGTGTGCTTCTTCAATCCAGTAGACTCTCCTCAAGTGGGACTCTGATGCAGATCTGCTAAGTTTCAGGAGAAGTGGGAAATATCTATTTTCATTGGAAActtccagaattttaaaagttagtgCACAgcttcaaaacatattttaaatctgtCTGTGGCTGCTTGTCCCACTGCTGCCTCTGGAGACCTCTGGTTTGGGAGCATGTTGCTGTAGGGGAGGACAGGAAGGTGTCTGGGAAGGGAAACGGGGCTGTCATCTTTCCACTTCTTCTGAGCCTTTTTTCCTCAGAGTCATCTGGCTATTGAATTCCATTTCTGAATGACTGGGGTATGTGATTTCCACCTTATCTGGGGCTACAGCCCAAGTGCTGGGACAATTTATTGATGGTATGCTGAGGTAACAACCCTGCTGTCCACAGTTTCTCTGAGCAGTGGTGAAGGGCTGGCTTGGGTAGGGTAGCTGGCTAGTCCCCCTGGCCctgtccttcccttcctcctctggtATGCAGCAGGAAGGTAAACAGCCTTGAACCCAGGGCTCTTTCATCTGCtagacagaggggaagggaggataAGCGCTGAGTGCAGATAATTACTTCAGACGGCAGAGTGAACCCGTGTATCTGTGTGAGCACTTGAAGTATCAAAGCAATGCAGCAAACCCTCCTCAAACACCAGTTTGACACTTTCACCCTTCTTGTTATGAGCAAAGATCTGAAACTTCTAAGCAGGtgtgtcactttatttttatttttttaagtagagggAGAGCAGCCAGTTCATTTGCATGATCTCTTGCAGTTCTCTTCCAACAGAGCCAGACAGAGATACATGTTTAAATGGTTGTCATGGAAACCAGAGAGCCTAGCTCTCCCCCAAGGTCTGAAGGGAGGATGATGAAAAGTTTAAAGCAATCACCATGGAAACCTAGAGCAGATTCAAGGCAGGTTCAGATCCCCAGCACTCTAACTAACAAGCAGACAAGTCTTCAGGTGCTGGAGTCATACAGGATGGTAGATTATGTAGCTGCTAGCACCAGAGCTGACCCAGGAGCCACATCCACAGTTATGGGCTCCCAGCATCCCCTTGGATTGGCAGTGAGGTGGATGCGTTTCCCCAAAGCTCAGACTTTCACTCTTCCTCTTTTGAGGTGGAGCTTGGAGCCTCTCCTGCCCATCCTTCCTTTTATCTTATTCCCCCCGCCCATCAGTTTCCTCAGTGTGGCAGGAGCCCACAGATCTGTAGTAATAAATGGAGCCCTGCCCACGTCTGCAGACGTAAGACTTTCAAGGCCCAGCCTCGGTTTCTCCATGGTCTCTACCAAGATGTATCTCCCTTTCATGTTCACTAATAACCAAAATGAAGTCAAAGATTCCTGTCTTCTATGACCTTGAGTAAACAAATACACTTGAAAGCACTTCCTATACTTCAGAGCCCTTTCTGTAACTCCCATTTAGGGGTGGGGAACTGGTGCTATAGCACCCTgtggaggagtgtgtgtgtgtgtgtgtgtgtgtgtgtgtgtgtgtgtgaatacatGGAGACCTGACTGAAGCAGTGATATATGTGTAGGACACTGTGAGAACATGCTTGCGGGGCAGTAGATGGGGAGATGGAAAGAGGATATAGCATAGGAGGAAAATACTTGTCACCACAGAATTCTACTTTTCCTGGAAGGCAATGCTTCAGGAGACCACTTGGAAAGAGAGACGTATGTAGTTTGAATTCTGACCACAAAGaagttcattcaataaatgtttattgagcacctattttGTACCAGGCACTAGTCCCAGTACTTGGGACACAACACTGAGCAAAACAGAAACCTCTACTTTTGTGGGGCTCACCTtctgatggggggggggcagaccaTAAACAGCAAGCAAGAGATAAATAATATAGTCTATTAGAAGGTGACTGGATTTATGGATGTAGAGAAGGGTAGAATAAGGTAAGGAAGATTAGGGGCTGGGTTGTTCCAGAATATGTATGAAAAAAACTGGGCAAGGAGGACCTCACCAAGAAGCGACAGCTGAGCAAAGACTTCAAGGAAATGAGGGAGTGAACGATGCAGACAGACATTTGCAGGGAGAACCTCCCAAGCAGAGAGAGGATCCGGTGAAAAGATCATATATTCCAGAAGATTGGTGTGAGTGGGATGGAGTAggtgagggagagaagtagaaaaCTGGGCCAGAGATATAAGGGCTAGGTTGACACACAGGGCCCTAGAGGACTTTGGTTTTTACTGTGAAGGAGATGGGAGTCCAAAGGAGGATGTGGATGGATCTGACTTCTAGTTTTCCAGGCTCTTCCTAGCTGCTGTGTGGAAAAGAGACCATAGGGATGGGATGGAAACATGGAGAATTGCAAGGCTCCTGTAAtccaggagagaaaagagagtgaTTCCAACTAGATGGTAGTAGGGGTGGAGCTGGGGCAAAATGGCCAGATCCTGGGTGCAGTATGAAGACAAAGCCCACGGGCTTGGTGTGGGCTGTGGAAGAGATGGCCAAGGGTGACTAGTAGGTTTTGGCTGGAGCAACTGGAAGGATAGACTTAGAACCAACCTAGCTGGGGAGGATGGTGTGAGGGAGAAGACATGGGTCCAGGTTTGGATTTAATTTTGATGTCTATGGTGATGTTCTATGTTAGTTGGAAATGCCAGACTTGAAGTTTGGGGGCAGAGCTGGCCTGCACACATGAATTTGGGAACAGACAGTAATGGTGCTGGAGGGGGTCACCGAGGGGCTGATGGAGATGGAAGTGAAGAAGAGCATGGATAGAAGTCTGGAGCTCCAGCAGCAAGTCATGGAGTCATGTAGGAATatgggagaaaggcagagaaggagcAATGCGATGAGCAGGGTGGAGAGAACCAAGAGAGGCTGGAGGCCAGAGCCCAGTGAGAGAAGTACAGGAGGGGAGCTGAAGTTACCTGTTGCTTCAGGTGTGGAGAGGCCAGTGGGATGAGCATCCACCCTGCATTTAGCAGCACACAGGGCCCCGGTGGCCCTGACGGCCCCTGACAAGAGTGAGTTGGGAGGTGTGACAGGGACAAAGTGGGTCATAGACTGGGAAGTGAGGCACTGGAAGGAGCAACTGCAGGTAGCTCTTTCCAGGAGTCTGGCTGCAAAGTCTCTCTGAGTCCCAGTATTCTCAGCACCACACCCGAGAAACTACAGAGCTGGTAACTGGGGTGGGGACGGTGCTGACTTTTCTTATCACAGACTTGTCTAGACTTAATAGCGGTTCTGAGTATGAGCAACTTTAGTGGTTCTTGCTTTCTGGAACGTGAGACAGAAGAAGGGATGGTCAGGAGACTCGTGGCAAAATTAGGGATCAGGGCATGTGAGCTGGATGGATCCTCACAGCTCATGTCTAGCATTTTATTGAACTAGAAATGGGGGCCTGAGGTCACAGCTCTGTTAGTTGCAGATA contains:
- the LOC112669451 gene encoding LOW QUALITY PROTEIN: WD repeat-containing protein on Y chromosome-like (The sequence of the model RefSeq protein was modified relative to this genomic sequence to represent the inferred CDS: deleted 2 bases in 1 codon) translates to MGISFMIFWVHYGNNKCQAKDERGVKAFSFCKRRNLLLTGGMGRIIRVWNPYLPGKPTGMLKSHMAPVVYIHVSAEDNKIFSMSTDNTIKIWDLETDSCLLTTSSKASGIKGDFAACLYLPLSRALCVATDTIVLLHLRLRPDFTYSSPETIHGKVLVVLLPRAILP